The following are encoded together in the Kribbella voronezhensis genome:
- a CDS encoding type IV pilus modification PilV family protein, translating to MRERGESLLELVVAVALMGVAVVAVMSGLTTTVLMSDVQRKQATVGVVVRDYAEALQQYVAAGHYVACGSSYSVPDFVAPQGFSAKVVAGSVQYWSIGLTWLPLCLLDNGLQRVRVLATSADGRASEYVYVVLRRPCGVEDPPCG from the coding sequence ATGCGCGAACGCGGGGAGAGCCTGCTGGAACTGGTGGTGGCGGTCGCCTTGATGGGAGTGGCCGTCGTCGCGGTGATGTCCGGGCTGACCACGACAGTGCTGATGTCCGACGTCCAGCGTAAGCAGGCGACGGTGGGAGTCGTAGTACGCGACTATGCCGAGGCGCTGCAGCAGTACGTTGCTGCGGGCCACTATGTTGCTTGTGGTTCGTCGTACAGCGTTCCGGACTTCGTTGCCCCACAGGGCTTTTCGGCGAAGGTTGTTGCCGGGTCCGTGCAGTACTGGTCGATCGGACTGACCTGGTTGCCGCTCTGCCTGCTCGACAACGGGCTGCAGCGGGTACGGGTCCTGGCGACGAGCGCGGATGGGCGAGCCTCGGAGTACGTGTACGTCGTACTGCGGAGGCCGTGCGGCGTGGAGGATCCCCCGTGCGGCTGA
- a CDS encoding PulJ/GspJ family protein encodes MRLKRGERGFTLVELLITISLMGVITLALGDLLISALREMSATSDRMDLAQDAQLGAAYFAQDVAAVGLRDYTAGAVDSTLPFKESVQVNAAADAGGATCGPLPTSVLRLLSDDWSIAATRRTAVVAYYLQGGDLHRATCISPATVPASDVVVVQNVVPASVSVTCSTSCTALPVPVAITLHLVANKPTIGDYAIALSGLRRQS; translated from the coding sequence GTGCGGCTGAAACGAGGGGAGCGCGGCTTCACCCTGGTCGAGTTGCTGATCACCATTTCGCTGATGGGCGTGATCACCCTGGCGCTGGGAGACCTGCTGATCAGTGCACTCCGGGAGATGAGCGCTACCTCGGACCGCATGGACCTGGCGCAGGATGCACAGCTCGGTGCCGCCTACTTCGCCCAGGATGTGGCAGCGGTTGGATTGCGGGACTACACAGCGGGCGCGGTCGACTCCACGCTGCCCTTCAAGGAGTCGGTGCAGGTGAACGCCGCCGCCGATGCCGGTGGCGCGACCTGCGGCCCGCTCCCGACCTCCGTACTACGCCTGCTCTCGGACGACTGGTCGATCGCGGCCACCCGGCGTACTGCTGTGGTCGCCTACTACCTGCAAGGCGGAGACCTGCACCGGGCAACCTGCATCAGCCCGGCGACTGTCCCGGCGAGCGACGTGGTGGTCGTGCAGAACGTCGTACCGGCCAGCGTCTCGGTCACCTGCTCCACGTCCTGCACTGCGCTCCCGGTACCGGTCGCGATCACGCTGCACCTGGTGGCGAACAAGCCGACCATCGGCGACTACGCGATCGCACTGAGCGGCCTGAGGAGACAGTCGTGA
- a CDS encoding response regulator transcription factor, whose translation MNEQVRVVVADGHTLVRYGLSGLVATEPDIEVVGSTGLGREAVSIVATVRPDVLVLDVVLPDTDGLQLASELRSRYADLGIVLLASNGQDDVLFEALASGVSAFVTRAAPADEVLAAIRHAAVAPVSFTATGLASAMERRELAANQHFLSRREAEVLALLGEGLSVRAIATRLCVSLSTAKTYVARLYEKLGASNRAQAIMAAMERDLLAAKH comes from the coding sequence ATGAACGAGCAGGTCAGGGTGGTCGTCGCTGACGGCCACACACTGGTTCGGTACGGCCTCAGCGGGCTGGTTGCCACCGAACCGGACATCGAAGTCGTCGGTAGCACCGGCCTGGGGCGGGAAGCAGTGAGCATCGTGGCCACCGTGCGCCCGGACGTCCTCGTCCTGGACGTCGTACTGCCGGACACGGACGGCCTCCAGCTCGCCTCCGAACTCAGAAGCCGGTACGCCGACCTCGGCATCGTGCTGCTGGCGTCGAACGGCCAGGACGATGTGCTGTTCGAAGCACTCGCCTCGGGTGTCTCCGCCTTCGTCACGAGAGCAGCTCCGGCCGACGAGGTGCTGGCCGCGATCCGGCACGCGGCCGTAGCGCCCGTCTCCTTCACCGCGACCGGTCTGGCCAGCGCGATGGAGCGCCGCGAACTCGCCGCCAACCAGCATTTCCTCAGCCGCCGGGAGGCCGAGGTGCTGGCCCTGCTGGGTGAGGGTCTCTCGGTCCGGGCGATCGCGACCAGGCTCTGCGTCAGCCTCTCCACCGCCAAGACCTACGTGGCCCGCCTGTACGAGAAGCTGGGCGCCTCCAACCGGGCCCAGGCGATCATGGCCGCCATGGAGCGGGATCTCCTCGCAGCCAAGCACTAG
- a CDS encoding NUDIX hydrolase, whose product MTLHDDATATLTAWTPPDAEQAELREHYLKHLAQYPDGMWRSCRPDHVTASALVLDQSGSRVLLTLHKTVNRWLQLGGHCEPGDTTLAGAALREATEESGLTGLVIGAEPLLLSRHELTAGGCRGAFHLDVQYLVTTTAGTQYVVSDESHDLSWFGVDALPDGVDQTVRDLVKSAV is encoded by the coding sequence GTGACGCTGCATGACGACGCCACGGCCACGCTGACCGCGTGGACCCCGCCCGACGCCGAGCAGGCCGAACTGCGGGAGCACTACCTCAAGCATCTCGCGCAGTATCCGGACGGCATGTGGCGAAGCTGCCGGCCCGACCACGTGACCGCAAGCGCCCTGGTCCTGGATCAGTCCGGGTCCAGGGTGCTGCTCACGCTGCACAAGACTGTGAATCGCTGGCTGCAGCTCGGCGGGCACTGCGAGCCGGGCGACACGACGCTGGCCGGTGCCGCGTTGCGCGAGGCAACCGAGGAGTCGGGGTTGACGGGTCTCGTCATCGGCGCGGAGCCGCTGCTGCTGTCCCGCCATGAGTTGACCGCCGGCGGGTGCCGGGGCGCGTTTCACCTGGACGTCCAGTACCTGGTGACGACGACGGCAGGCACGCAGTACGTGGTCAGCGACGAGTCGCACGACCTGTCCTGGTTCGGCGTCGACGCCCTGCCGGACGGTGTCGACCAGACGGTCAGAGATCTGGTGAAAAGCGCTGTCTAG
- a CDS encoding zinc-dependent metalloprotease, whose amino-acid sequence MSDEPDNPFKGTPFEAMFQQFSGAAGAGGAPDLNAIFAQVQQLLSGSTDGKPVNWDLAKDIARKTVSAAGDRSVTPTDSDRVADAVRLAEHWLDPVTTLPEATTTSAAWSRAEWVENTLPVWQTVVDPVAEHVAGAMGGALPAEAQQLAGPMAGMLRQLGGSIFGAQVGQGLGELAGEVVSSSDIGLPLGPAGQAVLLPDNVAKFAEGLELTDEDVRLYLALRECAHQRLFAGVPWLRQHLFAAVADYAAGIEVDSGKIEAAMADVDMQNPEALQEALAGGLFEPEDSEQQKAALVRLETALALVEGWVDDVVREATKDRMPAAVQLAETVRRRRAAGGPAEQTFATLVGLQLRPRRLRDAANLWAAVRDARGVDGRDELWSHPDLLPSATDLDDPIGFAQHAGELADIDITDFLPAEDAADDAPKDDEGNEEGNAGK is encoded by the coding sequence ATGAGCGACGAGCCGGACAACCCGTTCAAGGGAACTCCGTTCGAGGCCATGTTCCAGCAGTTCTCCGGTGCGGCCGGCGCGGGCGGCGCCCCCGACCTGAACGCGATCTTCGCTCAGGTCCAGCAGCTGCTCAGCGGATCGACCGACGGCAAGCCGGTGAACTGGGACCTGGCCAAGGACATCGCGCGCAAGACCGTCTCCGCCGCCGGGGACCGCTCCGTGACACCGACCGACAGCGACCGGGTCGCCGACGCGGTCCGGCTGGCCGAGCACTGGCTCGACCCGGTCACCACGCTGCCCGAGGCAACCACCACGTCCGCGGCCTGGAGCCGTGCCGAGTGGGTCGAGAACACCCTGCCGGTGTGGCAGACCGTCGTCGACCCGGTGGCCGAGCACGTCGCCGGTGCGATGGGCGGCGCGCTGCCCGCGGAGGCCCAGCAGCTGGCCGGCCCGATGGCGGGCATGCTCCGCCAGCTCGGCGGCTCGATCTTCGGCGCGCAGGTCGGCCAGGGTCTGGGCGAGCTGGCCGGCGAGGTCGTCAGCTCGTCCGACATCGGCCTGCCGCTCGGACCCGCCGGTCAGGCGGTGCTGCTGCCGGACAACGTGGCGAAGTTCGCGGAGGGCCTCGAGCTCACCGACGAGGACGTCCGGCTCTATCTGGCGCTGCGTGAATGCGCACATCAACGGCTGTTCGCCGGGGTGCCGTGGCTACGCCAGCACTTGTTCGCCGCGGTAGCCGACTACGCGGCCGGGATCGAGGTCGACTCCGGCAAGATCGAGGCGGCCATGGCTGACGTCGACATGCAGAACCCGGAGGCGCTGCAGGAGGCGCTAGCCGGCGGGCTGTTCGAGCCGGAGGACTCCGAGCAGCAGAAGGCCGCGCTGGTCCGGCTGGAGACCGCGCTCGCGCTGGTCGAAGGCTGGGTCGACGACGTGGTCCGCGAAGCCACCAAGGACCGGATGCCGGCCGCGGTGCAGCTCGCCGAGACCGTACGCCGGCGTCGCGCGGCGGGCGGCCCTGCTGAGCAGACGTTCGCCACCCTGGTCGGTCTGCAACTCCGGCCCCGGCGCCTCCGTGACGCGGCGAACCTGTGGGCCGCAGTACGGGATGCTCGTGGGGTCGACGGGCGGGACGAGCTGTGGTCCCACCCCGATTTGTTGCCGAGCGCCACCGATCTGGACGACCCGATCGGCTTCGCCCAGCACGCGGGCGAGCTGGCCGACATCGACATCACCGACTTCCTGCCGGCCGAGGATGCCGCCGACGACGCACCGAAAGATGACGAAGGCAACGAGGAGGGCAACGCCGGCAAGTGA
- a CDS encoding molybdenum cofactor biosynthesis protein MoaE, with the protein MTEAIRLLDIRESALSSDEVLAAIADPAAGGTALFIGTVRNHDHDRPVDELTYEAHPEALKHLRDVAERICADSAVIALAAVHRTGPLEIGDAAVIVGVAAAHRDLAFAACRRLIDDLKAEVPIWKHQHFTDGASEWVGTC; encoded by the coding sequence ATGACCGAGGCGATCAGGTTGCTCGACATCCGCGAGTCGGCGCTGTCCAGTGACGAGGTGCTGGCCGCGATCGCCGACCCGGCGGCCGGCGGGACCGCGCTGTTCATCGGCACCGTCCGCAACCACGACCACGACCGGCCCGTCGACGAGCTGACCTACGAGGCGCACCCCGAGGCGCTCAAGCACCTGCGCGACGTGGCCGAGCGGATCTGCGCGGACTCGGCGGTCATCGCGCTGGCGGCCGTCCACCGGACCGGTCCGCTCGAGATCGGCGACGCCGCGGTGATCGTCGGCGTCGCCGCCGCGCACCGCGATCTGGCCTTCGCGGCCTGCCGCCGGCTGATCGACGACCTCAAGGCCGAGGTTCCGATTTGGAAACACCAGCACTTCACCGATGGTGCGAGCGAGTGGGTCGGTACTTGCTGA
- a CDS encoding YlbL family protein has protein sequence MTRRTATLVTSIVVLVISLGLVTVFPVPFVSFSPGPVKNTLGQSKSKPVIEITGHETYPTTGELDLTTVSVTSPDRDLTLPQAMRNWLDPHHDLFPRDIIYPPEQSADEVEQQNTAEMTGSQDSAVAAALQEVPVPFHPKVSTVSKGSPADGKLKPGDVVLKVDGVAVSQVPQVGELVRKNKVGENVSFLIRRGGAEQTVVVKAAATPGDAGRPMVGITIGVDSAVKVSVNLGQDIGGPSAGTAFALAIYDKLTPGPLLNGKHIAGTGTIDALGQVGAIGGIQQKIAGAKAAGATVFLVPEPNCAAALHAGVKDIRLVKITTLHEAIGALKALASGTGDVPACTP, from the coding sequence GTGACACGTCGTACCGCCACGCTGGTCACCTCGATCGTCGTGCTCGTCATCTCGCTCGGACTGGTGACCGTCTTCCCGGTGCCGTTCGTCTCGTTCAGCCCGGGGCCGGTGAAGAACACCCTCGGGCAGTCGAAGAGCAAGCCGGTGATCGAGATCACCGGCCACGAGACGTACCCGACCACCGGCGAGCTCGACCTCACCACGGTGTCGGTGACCTCGCCGGACCGTGACCTCACCCTGCCGCAGGCGATGCGCAACTGGCTCGACCCGCACCACGACCTGTTCCCGCGCGACATCATCTATCCGCCGGAGCAGAGCGCGGACGAGGTCGAGCAGCAGAACACCGCGGAGATGACCGGCTCGCAGGACAGTGCCGTCGCCGCCGCGCTGCAAGAGGTGCCGGTGCCGTTCCACCCGAAGGTCTCGACGGTGTCGAAGGGCAGCCCGGCCGACGGCAAGCTGAAGCCCGGCGACGTGGTGCTCAAGGTCGACGGCGTCGCCGTCAGCCAGGTCCCGCAGGTCGGTGAGCTGGTCCGGAAGAACAAGGTCGGCGAGAACGTCTCCTTCCTGATCCGCCGCGGTGGCGCCGAGCAGACCGTGGTGGTCAAGGCCGCCGCGACCCCGGGCGACGCGGGCCGGCCGATGGTCGGTATCACCATCGGTGTCGACTCCGCGGTGAAGGTCAGCGTGAACCTCGGCCAGGACATCGGCGGCCCGAGCGCCGGAACGGCGTTCGCGCTGGCCATCTACGACAAACTCACCCCGGGTCCGCTGCTGAACGGCAAGCACATCGCGGGGACCGGAACCATCGACGCCCTCGGCCAGGTCGGCGCGATCGGCGGCATCCAGCAGAAGATCGCCGGCGCCAAGGCCGCCGGCGCCACCGTCTTCCTGGTCCCGGAACCGAACTGCGCGGCCGCTCTGCACGCGGGCGTCAAGGACATCCGGCTGGTGAAGATCACCACCCTGCACGAGGCAATCGGCGCTTTGAAGGCACTGGCCAGTGGAACTGGAGACGTCCCGGCATGCACTCCGTAG
- a CDS encoding PPA1309 family protein: MIEIEKHVSGAGWDQPAQLFALVPTEDLLRAEPQLAAQLGADDAAQPLTPVAQGELPGGMDDEHLAEALAQIEWPDGVSGCALVVERIVLPASVESGLPDAESDAELARLAGSDPRRHEVRMVAGVLREGGRFGAVRLRTHDEDSAVLTGVDLVPTLCEVLSLTFEPSTGSGPARGAGVDGSSDDEENRS, from the coding sequence GTGATCGAGATCGAGAAGCACGTCAGCGGCGCGGGTTGGGACCAGCCGGCGCAGTTGTTCGCGCTGGTCCCGACCGAAGACCTGCTCCGCGCCGAACCGCAACTCGCGGCCCAGCTCGGCGCGGACGATGCCGCCCAGCCGCTCACCCCGGTGGCTCAGGGCGAACTGCCCGGTGGCATGGACGACGAGCACCTGGCCGAGGCGCTGGCTCAGATCGAGTGGCCGGACGGCGTCAGTGGCTGTGCCTTGGTCGTCGAGCGGATCGTCCTCCCCGCCTCGGTCGAATCCGGCCTGCCGGACGCCGAGTCCGACGCGGAACTGGCCCGGCTGGCCGGCAGCGACCCGCGCCGTCACGAGGTCCGGATGGTGGCCGGCGTACTGCGCGAAGGAGGCCGGTTCGGGGCCGTCCGGCTGCGCACCCATGACGAGGACAGCGCGGTACTCACCGGTGTCGACTTGGTCCCTACGCTGTGCGAAGTACTGTCATTGACATTCGAGCCTTCGACGGGCAGTGGTCCCGCTCGTGGCGCTGGGGTCGACGGCAGCAGTGACGACGAGGAGAACCGATCATGA
- a CDS encoding UPF0182 family membrane protein translates to MSDGVYDMPEEPRRSRRTPGQRPRALLPTIATLIVLLILFSVFTDVWTQRLWYRSVDLGSVFSTVLGTRVLLFVIVGLLMAVAVVANVIVAFRTRPRVALAPSPSPGFERYGELLQQRGKIAVGVLATLMLVFGGSAASGEWKVFLAWKNRTSFGVTDKHFNKDISFFVFDYPWLRVLLGFGYSIVLLSLVAAIITHYLYGGFRPSAKGQKASGAAQVQFSVLLGLLVLLKAFSYWLDRFGQTTADSRLFTGISYTGDHAVLPSKEILAVIAVLCAGLFFANVVRKTWLLPGVGTVVLILSAILLGALWPASLQQLRVRPSEPVKEAPYITKNIEATRQAYGLENTKVINYEAKTTAQADQLAADAEVLPGIRLIDPTVVGPTFEQLQQVRGFYSFPTDLDVDRYKIGNQVRDTVIAVREVQVDRLPAGQRNWNNDHTVYTHGFGVVAANGNQRASDGTPVWSSKDLPPTGQLGDYEPRIYFGEQSPDYSIVGGSKNGQPVELDTPEGKNGGDPTLNTYSGKGGVPVGSFGNRLLYATKFRDANILLSSRVTPESKILYDRTPRERVEKAAPWLTPDGDPYPAVVDGQVVWIVDGYTTSANYPYSEKVALDDSTRDTTTGRGTIAQQPSEQINYIRNSVKAVVNAYDGSVELYAWDESDPVLKTWMKAFPGTVKPRSEISPSLKSHLRYPEDMFKVQRDLLAKYHVTDSTTWYQNSDLWRVPVDPTQGAASADSSPVSQPPFYLSLRMPGQTDPKFSLTSVYVPNAERENLTAFMAVDSEASSPDYGQFRILRLPGNVQIPGPGQVANKFQTDDAIRAALLPINQPSSGARAQYGNLLTLPLGGGLLYVQPVYSVRTSGAGSYPVLRYVLVSFGDRVAFGATLQEALTKVFNTEVNTGEPDPNGTKPDNPPANPTVKQALAEAQAAWDNAQAALKRGDLAGYQSQVNKMKAAIDRANAAVTPTPTPTGTPSGTPTTPATPPTSPPTSPTS, encoded by the coding sequence ATGAGCGACGGCGTCTACGACATGCCGGAGGAGCCGCGTCGGTCCCGGCGAACGCCGGGCCAGCGGCCCCGGGCCCTGCTGCCCACGATCGCCACCCTGATCGTGCTGCTCATCCTGTTCAGCGTCTTCACCGACGTCTGGACCCAGCGGCTCTGGTACCGATCGGTCGATCTCGGTTCGGTGTTCAGCACCGTGCTGGGCACCCGGGTGCTGTTGTTCGTGATCGTCGGCCTGCTGATGGCGGTCGCCGTCGTCGCGAACGTCATCGTGGCCTTCCGGACCCGCCCGCGGGTCGCCCTCGCCCCGTCGCCGAGCCCAGGCTTCGAGCGGTACGGCGAACTCCTCCAGCAACGCGGAAAGATCGCCGTCGGAGTGCTCGCGACGCTGATGCTCGTCTTCGGCGGCTCGGCCGCGTCGGGGGAGTGGAAGGTCTTCCTCGCCTGGAAGAACCGGACCTCGTTCGGCGTCACGGACAAGCACTTCAACAAGGACATCTCGTTCTTCGTCTTCGACTACCCGTGGCTGCGCGTCCTGCTCGGCTTCGGCTACTCGATCGTCCTGCTGTCCCTGGTCGCCGCGATCATCACCCACTACCTGTACGGCGGGTTCCGCCCGTCCGCGAAGGGGCAGAAGGCCTCCGGCGCGGCCCAGGTGCAGTTCTCCGTACTGCTCGGTCTTCTCGTGCTGCTGAAGGCTTTCAGCTACTGGCTCGACCGGTTCGGCCAGACCACCGCGGACAGCAGGCTGTTCACCGGTATCTCCTACACGGGTGATCACGCGGTCCTGCCCAGCAAGGAGATTCTCGCGGTCATCGCCGTCCTGTGCGCCGGCCTGTTCTTCGCGAACGTGGTCCGCAAGACCTGGCTGCTGCCGGGCGTCGGCACCGTCGTACTGATTCTGTCGGCCATCCTGCTCGGCGCGTTGTGGCCGGCCTCGCTGCAGCAGCTCCGGGTGCGTCCGAGCGAGCCGGTGAAGGAAGCGCCGTACATCACGAAGAACATCGAGGCGACCCGGCAGGCGTACGGCCTGGAGAACACCAAGGTCATCAACTACGAGGCGAAGACGACGGCCCAGGCGGACCAGTTGGCGGCCGACGCCGAGGTACTGCCCGGCATCCGGCTGATCGACCCGACCGTGGTCGGCCCGACGTTCGAGCAGCTGCAGCAGGTCCGCGGCTTCTATTCGTTCCCGACCGACCTGGACGTCGACCGCTACAAGATCGGCAACCAGGTCCGCGACACCGTGATCGCGGTCCGCGAGGTGCAGGTCGACCGGTTGCCGGCCGGCCAGCGCAACTGGAACAACGACCACACCGTCTACACGCACGGGTTCGGCGTGGTGGCCGCCAACGGCAACCAGCGCGCCTCCGACGGTACGCCGGTGTGGTCCTCCAAGGACCTGCCGCCGACCGGCCAGCTCGGTGACTACGAACCGCGGATCTACTTCGGCGAGCAGTCCCCGGACTACTCGATCGTCGGCGGCTCGAAGAACGGGCAACCGGTCGAGCTGGACACCCCGGAGGGCAAGAACGGCGGCGACCCGACCCTGAACACGTACTCCGGCAAGGGCGGCGTACCGGTCGGCTCGTTCGGGAACCGGTTGCTCTACGCCACCAAGTTCCGCGACGCGAACATCCTGCTGTCCAGCCGGGTCACGCCGGAGTCGAAGATCCTGTACGACCGGACGCCGCGCGAGCGGGTCGAGAAGGCCGCCCCCTGGCTCACCCCGGACGGTGACCCGTACCCGGCCGTCGTCGACGGACAGGTGGTCTGGATCGTCGACGGCTACACTACCTCGGCGAACTACCCGTACTCCGAGAAGGTCGCGCTGGACGACAGCACCCGCGACACCACCACGGGCCGCGGCACGATCGCGCAGCAGCCGAGCGAGCAGATCAACTACATCCGCAACTCGGTGAAGGCGGTCGTGAACGCCTACGACGGGTCGGTCGAGCTGTACGCGTGGGATGAGAGCGACCCGGTGCTGAAGACCTGGATGAAGGCCTTCCCCGGCACGGTCAAGCCGCGCTCGGAGATCTCGCCGTCGCTGAAGTCGCACCTGCGCTACCCCGAGGACATGTTCAAGGTGCAGCGCGACCTGCTCGCCAAGTACCACGTGACCGACTCGACCACGTGGTACCAGAACAGCGATCTGTGGCGGGTGCCGGTCGACCCGACCCAGGGTGCGGCCTCGGCGGATTCCTCGCCGGTCTCCCAGCCGCCGTTCTACCTGTCGTTGCGGATGCCGGGTCAGACGGATCCGAAGTTCTCGCTGACCTCGGTCTACGTGCCGAACGCCGAGCGGGAGAACCTGACCGCGTTCATGGCGGTCGACTCGGAGGCTTCGTCGCCGGACTACGGCCAGTTCCGGATCCTTCGATTGCCCGGCAACGTGCAGATCCCCGGTCCGGGACAGGTGGCGAACAAGTTCCAGACCGACGACGCGATCAGAGCGGCGCTGTTGCCGATCAACCAGCCGAGCAGTGGCGCAAGGGCGCAGTACGGAAACTTGCTGACGTTGCCACTGGGCGGTGGTCTGCTCTACGTGCAGCCCGTCTATTCGGTGCGGACCAGTGGCGCCGGTAGCTATCCGGTACTGCGATACGTGCTCGTGAGCTTCGGCGATCGAGTGGCCTTCGGCGCGACTCTGCAGGAGGCTTTGACCAAGGTCTTCAATACCGAGGTCAACACCGGCGAGCCGGATCCGAACGGGACCAAGCCCGATAATCCGCCGGCGAACCCGACAGTCAAGCAGGCGCTCGCCGAGGCGCAGGCGGCTTGGGACAACGCGCAGGCGGCCCTCAAGCGCGGAGACCTGGCCGGCTACCAGAGTCAGGTCAACAAGATGAAGGCAGCGATCGACCGGGCGAACGCCGCGGTGACGCCGACGCCGACGCCGACCGGTACTCCTAGTGGCACGCCGACGACGCCGGCCACGCCGCCGACTAGTCCGCCGACGTCGCCGACCAGCTGA